A single Balneola sp. DNA region contains:
- a CDS encoding DUF3467 domain-containing protein: MSKDNPTGKASKMEIELPEQEANGTYSNLVMITHSPSEFILDFIAVMPGVPKAKVAKRMILTPDHAKRLAMALNDNIKRYEDENGTINTRDKVEIPMYRGPQPEA, from the coding sequence ATGTCGAAAGATAACCCAACAGGAAAGGCCAGCAAGATGGAAATAGAGCTTCCGGAACAGGAAGCCAATGGAACCTATTCCAACCTTGTAATGATTACTCATTCTCCGTCTGAATTTATACTCGATTTTATTGCGGTGATGCCTGGAGTCCCGAAAGCTAAAGTTGCCAAAAGAATGATCCTTACTCCGGATCATGCAAAACGACTTGCTATGGCTTTAAACGACAACATCAAAAGATATGAGGATGAGAACGGGACTATTAATACTCGCGATAAAGTAGAAATACCGATGTATCGCGGTCCTCAACCAGAGGCCTGA
- a CDS encoding YjgP/YjgQ family permease, which produces MIKHFNKYVFLRLLSITLFVLLILIFIFIMIDFSENSDDFSDRGATMAEIWGDYYLNYIPEMIRLVIPVAVFSACLFLTGQLSERLEITALKAAGVSLYKLTIPYFAFAILSAGTISVLDAYVIPESNKKRIEFEDSFIKQKNERIDRNDIFREISPNNILQVNYFDKTQETAYRVRIFHFDSLSLKSSTTATNMSWKEDIQKWRMVSVRVFEYSDSGYTVTQFSGKDTSLSVTPKDLSRTTSDVYQLTYPEAQRYIESIQRSGAGGINIPKVHFYGRLAYPLSIIVVILIGFSVASVRRKGGKGIYIAVGLTISFLYLAFMKIVEPFGSHGSMAPELAAILPHIFFLIVGLFLLINAKK; this is translated from the coding sequence GTGATTAAGCACTTCAACAAATATGTTTTTTTAAGGTTGCTAAGTATCACTCTGTTTGTGCTCCTTATACTGATCTTTATCTTCATAATGATAGACTTCTCTGAGAATAGTGATGATTTTAGTGATCGCGGAGCTACTATGGCAGAGATTTGGGGAGATTATTACCTGAACTATATACCGGAGATGATCCGGTTAGTAATACCTGTTGCCGTGTTTTCTGCCTGCCTCTTTTTAACAGGACAATTATCTGAGCGCCTCGAAATAACTGCCCTGAAAGCTGCAGGTGTAAGTTTGTATAAACTCACAATCCCTTATTTCGCTTTTGCTATTTTATCAGCAGGTACGATTAGTGTATTAGATGCTTATGTAATCCCTGAATCAAATAAGAAGAGAATTGAATTTGAGGATTCATTTATCAAACAAAAGAACGAAAGGATTGACCGTAACGATATTTTCCGAGAGATATCACCAAATAACATTCTTCAGGTAAATTACTTTGACAAAACTCAGGAAACTGCTTATCGGGTACGCATTTTTCATTTCGACAGTCTTAGTTTGAAAAGTAGCACTACAGCTACCAACATGTCCTGGAAGGAGGATATTCAAAAATGGAGAATGGTTTCTGTAAGAGTTTTCGAATACTCCGACTCCGGATATACAGTTACTCAATTTTCTGGGAAGGACACCTCGTTATCAGTTACTCCTAAAGATTTATCGCGCACTACATCTGATGTATATCAGCTTACTTATCCTGAAGCTCAGCGCTACATTGAATCAATTCAAAGAAGTGGAGCCGGGGGAATAAATATTCCTAAGGTTCATTTTTATGGCAGGCTTGCTTACCCCTTATCTATTATTGTAGTGATCCTTATAGGTTTCTCTGTGGCTTCAGTGAGGAGAAAAGGTGGAAAAGGGATTTATATAGCTGTGGGTTTGACTATAAGCTTTTTATATCTGGCCTTCATGAAAATAGTGGAACCTTTTGGAAGCCATGGAAGCATGGCTCCAGAATTAGCGGCAATCCTTCCACATATCTTTTTCCTGATAGTTGGTTTATTCCTGCTTATAAATGCAAAGAAATAA
- a CDS encoding YjgP/YjgQ family permease yields the protein MIYINNKIQLDLLKRHVGPFLFCFFTLMFLLLMQFLILYVDRLIGKDIPIPIIIELILTNLAYMVVLAAPMAVLVSTLMAFGKFSELNELTALRSAGINPLAIIRPVLLASIILSIFLVWFSNNVLPEANNKARSLFIDIRLKKPGFELEPNIFYNGIDGYIFLVDEINPETDSLYGVTLFQEPSNARDRAFIKSNRGFLKSEGTNGLSLILEDGEMIRFLTSKAGQGRQNQELTKFEKYRITFDLSDLEFSRSNPEQRSRSDRTMSAQAMSVVVDTLKKEIRDYEVEVAEFSSYKSFYKVSEEPENQNKNLFTLPFEVDTMDALPQSNLFTLSTLKTKEFRDRALRTSVSRFEDHKSKIENINSNMLWRLKRVNKYLVEIHKKFSIPFACIVFVLLGAPIGIMTKRGNFGYAAIISAVILTIYWISIIQGEKLADRLFISPFWGMWGFNVIFSGVGILLIIHLMTDLRPTKLFPKR from the coding sequence TTGATTTATATAAATAACAAAATACAATTGGATTTACTGAAGAGGCATGTTGGGCCTTTTTTGTTTTGCTTCTTCACTTTGATGTTTTTGTTATTAATGCAATTCCTCATCCTTTATGTAGACAGGCTCATAGGTAAAGATATTCCCATTCCAATAATCATCGAATTAATACTTACCAATCTGGCTTATATGGTAGTTTTAGCAGCACCTATGGCTGTATTGGTATCTACGTTGATGGCTTTTGGAAAATTTTCGGAGCTAAATGAACTCACCGCATTAAGATCTGCTGGGATAAACCCGCTTGCCATTATTCGCCCGGTACTTCTCGCTTCGATTATCTTATCCATCTTTTTAGTCTGGTTTTCGAATAATGTCTTACCTGAGGCTAATAACAAAGCCCGCTCTCTCTTTATTGATATTCGCCTCAAAAAACCCGGATTTGAGCTAGAACCCAACATCTTTTACAATGGCATAGATGGTTACATTTTTCTGGTGGATGAAATTAACCCCGAAACGGATAGCTTATACGGGGTTACACTTTTTCAGGAGCCAAGTAATGCCAGAGATCGTGCTTTTATAAAATCCAATCGCGGTTTCTTAAAAAGTGAGGGAACAAATGGACTCTCCCTTATCCTTGAAGATGGAGAAATGATACGGTTTTTGACAAGTAAAGCAGGTCAAGGACGTCAAAATCAGGAATTGACCAAGTTTGAAAAGTATCGAATTACTTTTGATCTGTCTGACCTTGAGTTCTCTCGCTCTAACCCGGAACAAAGAAGTCGCTCGGATAGAACCATGAGTGCCCAAGCAATGTCGGTGGTTGTAGATACCTTAAAAAAAGAGATCCGAGATTATGAAGTGGAGGTTGCTGAATTTAGTAGCTACAAGTCTTTTTATAAAGTTTCAGAAGAACCCGAAAACCAAAATAAAAACCTGTTCACATTGCCATTCGAAGTGGATACAATGGATGCACTCCCTCAATCCAACTTATTCACTTTAAGCACATTGAAGACTAAAGAATTCAGAGATCGTGCATTGAGGACTAGTGTCTCCAGATTTGAAGATCATAAATCAAAAATAGAGAATATAAACTCTAATATGCTTTGGAGACTCAAGAGGGTAAATAAATACCTCGTAGAAATACATAAGAAGTTTTCAATTCCTTTTGCTTGTATAGTTTTTGTACTACTCGGAGCTCCAATCGGAATTATGACAAAACGTGGTAATTTTGGTTATGCTGCAATAATTAGTGCGGTAATACTCACGATATATTGGATATCAATTATTCAAGGAGAAAAACTAGCCGACCGACTTTTTATATCCCCGTTCTGGGGGATGTGGGGTTTTAATGTCATTTTCTCAGGTGTTGGTATCCTCTTAATAATTCATTTAATGACAGACCTTAGGCCAACAAAACTATTTCCTAAACGGTGA
- the sprA gene encoding cell surface protein SprA, with amino-acid sequence MLFGVLAGVRVSYAQEVSDSLSVAPDSTLNEIKFFSNSQGARISALSINKSRSLYGRTPGFYQTDVTWDSLSTYRIKRTIFGRDFFYPTVTDFETYADLKKEQQKDQIQSILVRESRSQEDEGRGLLDFKINVPGGENSAFTTIFGTNEVNLRVNGSANMNVGASIQTLDDGTLSPDQRRRVDPTFNQNLQLNIQGTIGDKLTIATDWDTERQFDFENRLSIVYRGYEDEIIKSIEMGNVSMETGNSLVSGGKALFGIKAVSELGPLKVTSVISQQEGKNNSKKINGGSQETQISLSPADYEDGRHFFLDFFNRSLFEESLADPQNILQPYQVTELYVYVSRATDQSASDRTVPAIALLDLGVNTSGGLPSNEDDIFEQALLDALRPTNSGATNEDFGVTSQEYVDASFELLEEGVDYTFNRALGFISMKSFINSGDAIAVSYVYSNPSDGQPVQVGELTATEGNKLYLKLLRPGGMTTQDRAWLLTMRNIYSLGVTGFTPEGFELNITETRGNQPVFSLPNRSQELLEDLGLDRVDSEGAIGKDNIVDFISPILNSETGKLMFPYLEPFGDRVFNLLDGIVTDSVRDAFAFTELYDLKQTDARVSSKNGNYEVSGVSSGGVSGSFILDFGLVEGSVKVFANNVELTEGSDYEVDYSFGSLTILNDKYLAPGQEIEIEYESNQFSIIGQKNFTGIRAEYTVSDDIRIGSTFFQLREQPLSDKIRIGNEPINNTILGLDARAQFDTPWLTRFIDKIPLLQTRTPSNFSFTGEFAQLRPGVAQTNAVQEAIDNGELFEDEENGLVFIDDFEGAEYSISFVNPTRWNLATAPAAIPGYASDDSYFFDPDNTPPQSLADRKARSDLRSQFSWYSIPRNLTSIGNATYNIESRPIRIDEVFRGREIVNANDAQLTPLDVFYDPTNRGPYNYNMDLKNLLENEPERTWGGMTAVIPPGQEDLVQNNIEFLEFWIQPVLPNGEDPTGLESFYEGKMYLDLGIISEDVIPNGQLNTEDGLSSVLNNLVEDDPVGQARSYISPSPPFQLNQFSNSNRQLEDVGLDGAPNPGTSGANGLDEGNLFADFIEQIRVDYGDGSEMFQDVQADPSNDDYVYYNQSIVRDLELNERFFRMLGYHDGNTPESSTNSDKTAITLKPDTEGLVSTSVQQSNSYFQYEIDFNPADQNQLQIGVDGTYIVDKVVVGNADSDTSNTLAWYLVRLPLTDFKRKIGNVDNFQNISYMRLWLSGYQRPFTMRFATFEFIGSQWRKVTELTESPVSVDNFKISTINIEENANREPFPYRQPDGSIRALNRGAQVQALENEQSIVLNVEGLGSGEIHMIKKVYPGKLNLLNYSNMRMFVHGEGFDDAGDAELVVRIGSDLENNFYEYRQPVTPSRPRNFNYNINDPAGLSEEAQEIWRYDENSMNILISAFNVLKQRRDENGEDPTVLYEEDGLLTTLIGDEAVEGATLAIRGNPSLDRVTEIGLGIRNPYDANDSNSPGTPSLDAEFWLNELRVSGFDNELGWAANAKSTVKLADFATVNANLSRRTNGFGGLDSRLGDRSISDQLGYTISTTVNLHKLVPDRYGWNFPVSISNRRNTQTPKYLPDQGDIRLTDFEDAVNSRTDISSGEKQSIIDDKISDIQTVSENFSFNMSNISKTGSKSKLAQYTIDNLRLSYVYNKGYSKNPQLSFQDRWDYRASAQYSLRLRQVRLFRPFAFTKNVPLAKALAGLRLGYMPSSITTSSTLTRRYDESRRRNLNDPNTLQPLNQQHAFTQQNNFSLNYSLTPSIPITFNSSTSFDLSSAGIKDRNASGVDSSSYDVVPTFEVLKGIVSDSLTARRSTYSERYTASWRPDFSKIEAINWLSYNASYGGGYQWNNSPRGSNLGSSVANTFQLDNTVRLNTDRIFNKLGFYNKIQDSDKSETAERKSAREARNREIENNTPDSLRTPRPSPQLGKDLRYVGRKAFLAIFSMKDFSFGYKRTKSGSQPGYSGQSQIFYTFNNTGSDNFSPPFGYRIGLQERIPRSQLIGNIDGINEIRFPANNRYQDQITAGTRISPFQNMTIDLDWTASFSNTRTENLVVSTAGEFNSTTTESGNYTTSVWAFGGGYEDLLTRQIEAAYDDITEGSTVLRDSTGNGDGRGVLNRNTLQDDFRKAYLGGGSVGRGDKGFIAFPLPQWRINWSRLEQYIPFLGQYMNTATLVHSYRGTYRVDWSLNAVTGLQPGQSLGDFTVLDERGLYEPTSIRVERRFSPLAKLNVTWKSNLRTELGYDRSVISAFAINSSRVTETLTSGIDFAVNYTFRNVKISFLPGIKNNIDMSIRGSIDNDLENSYKLDTDLSNTLRDADQLPSIGQAISDSRKTKRTTERKRINGSLNLGYQISRTISSNFEYTYSRIEAIDLPTRTNHDIRFNIRIAIRSR; translated from the coding sequence ATGCTTTTTGGTGTGCTTGCAGGGGTACGTGTTTCTTATGCCCAGGAAGTGTCAGATTCACTATCAGTAGCCCCTGATAGTACATTAAACGAGATCAAATTCTTTTCGAATTCCCAGGGAGCAAGGATTAGTGCACTTTCTATCAATAAAAGCCGAAGTCTATACGGTAGAACTCCAGGATTTTATCAAACTGATGTTACATGGGACAGCTTGTCTACCTACAGGATTAAGCGAACAATATTTGGGAGGGACTTTTTCTACCCAACAGTTACAGATTTTGAGACATATGCCGACCTAAAAAAAGAGCAACAAAAAGATCAGATCCAATCTATCCTGGTACGAGAGTCTCGAAGCCAGGAGGACGAGGGCCGGGGCTTATTGGATTTTAAGATTAATGTACCGGGAGGAGAGAATTCTGCTTTTACTACCATCTTTGGGACTAATGAAGTAAATCTGAGAGTGAACGGTTCAGCCAATATGAACGTGGGAGCTTCCATCCAAACCTTAGATGACGGAACCTTATCCCCGGATCAGAGAAGGAGGGTGGATCCTACATTTAATCAAAACCTTCAGCTTAATATTCAAGGTACAATTGGAGATAAGCTAACAATTGCTACAGATTGGGATACGGAACGACAATTTGACTTCGAGAACCGACTCAGTATTGTATACCGAGGCTATGAAGATGAGATTATTAAGAGTATTGAGATGGGGAATGTTTCTATGGAAACAGGTAACTCATTAGTTAGTGGGGGAAAAGCTCTTTTTGGTATCAAGGCAGTAAGTGAATTAGGCCCTCTAAAAGTTACTTCTGTTATATCTCAACAAGAAGGGAAGAATAATTCCAAAAAGATAAACGGAGGTTCTCAGGAAACCCAAATAAGTTTAAGCCCGGCTGATTATGAAGATGGCAGGCACTTTTTCCTCGATTTTTTTAATCGAAGCTTGTTTGAGGAATCACTGGCTGATCCACAAAATATTTTACAGCCTTATCAAGTAACGGAGCTCTATGTTTATGTTAGTCGTGCTACCGATCAATCTGCAAGTGACAGAACCGTTCCTGCAATAGCATTACTTGATCTTGGCGTTAACACCTCTGGTGGATTACCAAGTAATGAAGATGATATTTTTGAACAGGCGTTACTAGATGCACTAAGGCCAACCAATAGTGGTGCAACAAACGAAGATTTTGGTGTTACTTCTCAGGAATATGTAGATGCCAGTTTTGAGTTACTTGAAGAGGGTGTAGACTATACATTTAATCGCGCTCTGGGCTTCATAAGTATGAAAAGCTTCATTAACTCCGGTGATGCGATTGCTGTCTCTTATGTTTACAGTAATCCATCGGATGGGCAGCCTGTTCAAGTTGGTGAGTTGACAGCAACAGAGGGGAATAAGCTATATCTCAAGCTATTAAGGCCAGGTGGTATGACCACTCAAGATCGGGCATGGCTATTAACCATGAGAAATATTTATTCATTAGGGGTTACAGGATTTACACCTGAAGGTTTTGAACTTAACATCACGGAAACAAGAGGTAATCAGCCTGTATTTTCATTACCAAATCGTAGCCAGGAATTATTGGAAGATTTGGGGCTTGATAGGGTAGATTCGGAAGGGGCAATCGGAAAGGATAATATCGTAGATTTTATATCTCCAATTCTAAACAGTGAAACCGGGAAGTTAATGTTTCCCTATTTGGAACCGTTTGGAGATAGGGTTTTCAACTTGCTTGATGGCATCGTAACGGATTCAGTACGAGACGCTTTTGCTTTTACTGAACTGTATGATTTAAAACAGACAGATGCCCGTGTGAGCTCTAAGAACGGAAACTATGAAGTTTCTGGTGTTTCAAGTGGTGGAGTATCTGGTAGCTTCATCCTTGATTTTGGGTTAGTAGAGGGTTCTGTCAAGGTGTTTGCAAATAATGTTGAACTGACGGAAGGAAGTGATTATGAAGTAGATTATTCCTTTGGTAGTCTGACAATCTTAAATGATAAATATCTTGCTCCGGGACAAGAAATCGAGATTGAATACGAAAGCAATCAGTTCAGTATTATCGGACAGAAAAATTTCACAGGAATAAGGGCGGAATATACTGTAAGTGATGACATTAGAATCGGGAGTACTTTTTTCCAATTAAGGGAACAACCCCTTTCAGATAAAATCAGAATTGGTAACGAACCTATTAACAACACCATTTTAGGACTCGACGCAAGGGCACAATTTGATACTCCCTGGCTTACACGGTTTATTGATAAGATTCCACTACTTCAAACAAGAACACCCTCCAATTTTTCTTTCACTGGAGAATTTGCACAACTACGACCAGGAGTAGCTCAAACAAACGCAGTTCAGGAAGCTATTGATAATGGTGAGCTTTTTGAGGATGAAGAGAATGGATTGGTATTTATTGATGACTTTGAGGGAGCGGAATACAGTATCAGTTTCGTAAACCCAACCAGATGGAACCTGGCAACGGCACCGGCAGCTATTCCAGGTTACGCAAGCGATGATTCTTATTTCTTTGATCCTGATAATACTCCGCCACAATCTCTGGCTGATCGGAAAGCTCGTTCTGATTTAAGATCTCAATTTTCCTGGTATTCCATTCCCAGGAACCTCACTTCCATTGGAAACGCGACATATAATATTGAATCCAGGCCGATTCGTATTGATGAAGTATTTAGAGGAAGGGAAATTGTTAATGCAAACGATGCCCAACTCACACCGTTAGATGTGTTTTACGATCCTACTAATCGAGGTCCCTACAATTATAACATGGATCTAAAAAACCTTTTAGAGAACGAGCCTGAAAGGACATGGGGAGGGATGACGGCAGTAATTCCTCCCGGGCAGGAAGATCTGGTTCAAAACAATATTGAATTCCTGGAGTTTTGGATTCAACCCGTACTACCTAACGGAGAAGACCCTACTGGGCTAGAGTCATTTTATGAAGGAAAAATGTATCTGGATTTGGGGATTATTTCGGAAGATGTGATCCCGAATGGTCAATTGAATACAGAAGACGGCCTTTCCTCAGTACTTAATAATCTGGTTGAGGATGACCCTGTTGGGCAGGCTCGGTCATATATTTCTCCCTCTCCTCCGTTTCAGCTTAATCAATTTTCAAACTCGAACAGGCAACTTGAGGATGTTGGTTTAGATGGTGCTCCCAACCCGGGTACTTCCGGAGCAAATGGCTTAGATGAAGGCAATTTATTCGCAGATTTCATTGAACAAATAAGAGTGGATTATGGAGATGGTAGCGAAATGTTCCAGGATGTTCAGGCTGACCCCTCCAATGATGATTATGTGTATTACAATCAATCCATAGTACGTGATCTTGAATTGAATGAGCGGTTCTTTAGGATGTTAGGGTATCATGATGGAAATACCCCTGAAAGCTCAACGAATAGTGACAAAACAGCTATTACACTCAAACCTGATACTGAAGGCCTTGTAAGTACCTCGGTTCAGCAATCAAATTCATATTTCCAGTATGAAATCGATTTTAATCCAGCTGATCAAAATCAGCTTCAGATCGGTGTAGATGGTACCTATATCGTTGATAAAGTAGTTGTTGGAAATGCAGACTCGGACACTTCAAATACTCTGGCCTGGTACCTTGTAAGGTTACCACTTACCGATTTTAAGCGGAAGATTGGTAACGTCGATAATTTCCAGAATATCTCTTACATGAGACTTTGGCTTTCAGGCTATCAGCGTCCTTTTACGATGCGCTTCGCAACCTTTGAATTTATTGGTAGCCAGTGGAGAAAAGTAACAGAGCTTACAGAATCACCTGTCAGTGTTGATAACTTCAAAATTTCTACCATAAACATTGAGGAAAATGCCAATCGTGAGCCTTTTCCTTACCGACAACCAGATGGTTCGATTCGTGCACTAAACAGAGGTGCACAAGTTCAGGCTCTTGAGAATGAGCAATCCATTGTACTTAATGTTGAAGGGCTTGGCTCAGGAGAAATCCATATGATCAAGAAAGTATATCCTGGCAAATTGAATCTTCTCAACTATTCAAATATGAGGATGTTTGTACATGGTGAGGGTTTTGATGATGCTGGGGATGCAGAATTGGTAGTGAGGATCGGTAGTGACCTTGAGAACAACTTCTATGAATACCGACAACCGGTTACACCGTCCAGGCCTAGAAACTTCAATTACAATATCAATGATCCGGCAGGTTTGTCAGAAGAGGCTCAGGAAATCTGGAGGTACGATGAGAATAGCATGAACATTCTCATCTCTGCATTCAATGTATTAAAGCAACGAAGGGATGAAAATGGAGAAGATCCAACGGTTTTATACGAAGAGGATGGGTTACTTACTACTCTTATTGGAGATGAAGCAGTAGAAGGAGCAACACTGGCAATAAGAGGTAATCCTTCATTAGACAGGGTAACTGAGATAGGTCTCGGGATTCGTAATCCCTATGATGCCAATGATTCCAATTCTCCGGGAACTCCAAGTTTGGATGCTGAATTTTGGTTAAACGAATTACGGGTATCAGGATTTGACAACGAACTTGGTTGGGCTGCAAATGCTAAATCGACAGTGAAATTAGCTGATTTTGCTACTGTAAATGCAAATCTAAGTCGTCGTACAAATGGTTTTGGTGGGCTTGATTCCCGATTAGGAGACCGATCTATCTCTGATCAATTAGGGTATACCATAAGCACAACAGTTAATTTACATAAGTTGGTACCAGATAGGTATGGGTGGAATTTTCCGGTAAGCATTTCAAATCGACGAAATACTCAAACACCAAAATATCTGCCAGATCAAGGGGATATCCGGTTAACAGATTTTGAGGATGCAGTAAACTCAAGAACAGATATAAGCAGCGGTGAGAAACAGTCTATTATAGACGACAAAATAAGTGATATTCAGACGGTGAGTGAGAACTTCTCATTTAATATGTCGAATATTTCTAAGACAGGTTCGAAAAGTAAACTTGCTCAGTATACCATAGACAATCTCCGCTTAAGCTATGTGTACAATAAGGGGTATTCCAAGAATCCTCAGTTAAGTTTTCAGGATAGATGGGACTATAGGGCTTCTGCTCAGTATAGCCTCCGATTGAGGCAGGTTCGGTTGTTCCGTCCCTTTGCTTTTACAAAGAATGTACCTCTTGCTAAAGCTTTAGCAGGGTTGAGACTTGGCTATATGCCTTCGTCAATAACCACATCCAGTACATTAACTCGTAGATATGATGAATCAAGACGGAGAAATTTAAATGATCCGAATACACTTCAACCGCTGAATCAACAGCATGCATTTACTCAGCAAAACAATTTTTCACTGAATTATAGCCTGACTCCCTCTATACCCATTACTTTTAACTCCAGTACCAGCTTTGACCTTTCAAGTGCAGGTATAAAAGACCGGAACGCTTCTGGAGTAGATAGCAGTAGTTATGATGTGGTTCCAACTTTTGAGGTGCTAAAAGGGATAGTATCAGATTCACTCACCGCCAGACGATCTACTTATTCCGAACGGTACACCGCATCCTGGCGTCCCGATTTCTCAAAGATTGAGGCCATAAACTGGTTGAGCTATAATGCTTCATACGGGGGGGGATATCAATGGAATAATAGCCCAAGAGGATCAAATCTTGGGTCAAGTGTTGCGAACACTTTTCAGTTAGATAATACCGTAAGATTAAATACAGATCGTATTTTCAATAAGCTTGGCTTCTATAATAAAATTCAGGATTCCGATAAATCTGAAACCGCTGAACGGAAATCAGCGAGAGAAGCCCGGAACAGGGAAATTGAAAATAATACTCCGGATAGCCTTCGTACGCCAAGGCCTAGTCCCCAATTGGGTAAAGATTTACGTTATGTAGGTCGAAAAGCATTCCTGGCTATATTCAGTATGAAAGATTTTTCATTTGGATACAAAAGAACCAAAAGTGGAAGTCAACCGGGATATAGTGGGCAATCACAGATCTTCTATACTTTCAACAATACTGGTAGCGATAATTTTTCTCCTCCTTTCGGCTATAGAATTGGATTACAGGAACGCATTCCCCGGTCTCAGTTAATTGGAAATATCGATGGAATTAATGAAATAAGGTTTCCTGCAAATAACCGCTATCAGGATCAGATAACTGCCGGAACAAGAATCTCTCCGTTTCAGAATATGACGATTGATTTAGATTGGACTGCCTCGTTTTCGAATACCAGGACTGAGAATTTAGTAGTTAGTACAGCAGGAGAATTTAACTCTACTACCACTGAGTCAGGAAATTATACTACCTCTGTTTGGGCTTTTGGAGGAGGGTACGAGGACTTGCTAACCAGGCAGATTGAGGCCGCCTATGATGATATTACCGAAGGTAGCACGGTACTAAGAGATTCAACGGGCAACGGAGATGGAAGAGGGGTTCTTAATCGTAATACTCTTCAAGATGATTTTAGAAAAGCCTATTTAGGAGGTGGAAGTGTTGGTAGAGGAGATAAGGGATTTATCGCTTTTCCATTACCTCAGTGGCGGATAAATTGGTCCAGGTTAGAACAATACATCCCGTTTTTGGGTCAATACATGAATACAGCAACCCTGGTTCACTCTTATCGGGGTACTTACCGGGTAGATTGGAGTTTAAATGCAGTGACAGGGTTACAGCCTGGGCAGTCGTTAGGTGATTTTACTGTGTTGGATGAAAGAGGTTTGTATGAACCAACTTCAATTCGTGTGGAACGGAGATTCTCTCCTCTAGCAAAGCTAAATGTGACCTGGAAATCGAACCTTCGGACAGAGTTAGGTTATGATCGTTCAGTGATTTCCGCCTTTGCAATAAACAGTAGTAGGGTAACCGAAACCCTTACGAGTGGTATCGATTTTGCTGTTAACTATACCTTTAGAAACGTGAAGATTTCTTTTCTCCCAGGTATAAAAAACAATATAGATATGAGTATTAGAGGGAGCATAGATAATGATTTGGAGAACAGCTATAAGCTGGATACTGACTTAAGTAATACACTTAGGGATGCAGATCAGCTACCAAGCATAGGTCAGGCTATAAGTGATAGCAGGAAAACAAAAAGAACAACAGAGAGAAAACGAATAAACGGATCTCTAAACCTTGGATATCAAATTTCAAGAACTATTTCTTCGAATTTTGAATATACCTATAGCAGGATTGAAGCTATTGACTTACCCACCAGGACGAATCATGATATCCGATTTAATATCAGAATTGCTATTCGTTCGAGGTAA